The following proteins come from a genomic window of Venenivibrio stagnispumantis:
- a CDS encoding FeoB-associated Cys-rich membrane protein, whose protein sequence is MIDYIIGLVLLIFAIYILYRIFKKNIQKGKCANCSLYSSCQKSYKS, encoded by the coding sequence ATGATAGATTATATAATTGGATTAGTTTTATTAATTTTTGCAATTTATATACTGTATAGGATTTTTAAAAAAAATATTCAAAAAGGTAAATGTGCAAACTGTTCTTTATATAGCTCCTGCCAAAAATCGTATAAATCTTAG